Below is a window of Ctenopharyngodon idella isolate HZGC_01 chromosome 7, HZGC01, whole genome shotgun sequence DNA.
gaactttttgaagtgtcaaagttgcaattgcgtaggctgtctatggagggacagaaaactctcagatttcatcaaaaagatttgtgttccgaagatgaacgaaagtctgaAATTTCTACAAACCTGCTTTATTTGTcctgcaaaacaaacaaagccTATCACCTTCTGAGTATGACTGACTGTGAGAAAGGGAATATTCCCATTGGTGCAGTGTTATCGCCTGTGTTTCATGCACAGAAGACCGAACAGAACAAGGTCTTCCTGTAGCTGCACACACTATGGCATTCTCTTTTGCACCTGGCTGCCAGcttacactgtgtgtgtgtgtgtgtgtgtgtgtgtgtgtgtgtgtatcagtaTAAGTACAGAACTGCATTCTTTCATTGCTTTCATGCCCTGCACCCCCCTCTATCCCTCTCTGTCTGTTTTTGAAACAAACTTTTTCTCATGGCCTGAAGAGCGTAAAGTAACAAAACCTGTCTTCTGTTCTCTGTGCATCACTGCAGTCAAAGTTCTCTGCACCGTGATTGGTTTGCATTCTTTGAAGTTCTCATTACATGGTGCACTGATGAACGTGATGTTGTGATGTGTGATTCAGTGCTATACTTGCAACATGGGAATGTTATTGTTATTCTCTGGGAGTTTGAAATGAACTTTGTTTCCAGTTTGAGAGTGAGATCTTATATTTAGACCTGCAAGTAATCTGTTCCAGAATTTGAACACCTGACTTACACAGACTTCTACAAATCTCCTGCCTCTTGTGTGTTTAATTActtggttacactttacaacaaggttcaatttgttaaccttagttaatgcatttagataacaatgaacaatacttgtacagcatttattaatctagattatttatgaataaataattgtttgttgtttttacataatacattaattGTCAAGTTATACaactcaaaatgttaaaactgttttagcatacactaccattcaaaagtttaaatgtttttgaaggctgcatttatttgattaaaaaaaacagtaattttgtgaaatattactataattgaaaaactatattattatttaaaaaatatattgtaatatattttacaatgtaatctgtggattttttttattttttttcaggattctttgatgaatagaaagttcaaaagaacagcatctatttgaaatagaaatatctaATACCATCATAAATGACTTTACAGTCTTACTGAAaatctttctgcatttttttttttttttttttttttttatgcatagaGAATTTCGTTTAAAGGCACAATTCCTTAAAGCACGAGTGATATTTCCTGTCATTTCCTCTGATCCAGCAATATTTCTCACAAACATTTCCCAGAACCACACTGTTGCTGCACTGTTATCTGTCATCTAGACACAATCAGGAAAGACCAGGACTGCCTCTCATCAGTTCACACTCATGTATTCTCTAATCTGTCTTCACCCAGACTGCTTTGAGTTAATGCCCCACCAGTGCAAGCATGGTAACTTGTTAATGCAATGGCAActtgtatataattatattgtgCTGAAGTTTACAAAGTTTGATCAGCACAAAATGTAGCAGACATACCCACTCATACACATACACCTCTTTCTTAGCTCACATTTTTAATAGTCAGTATTTTTCTATAACGTAAGTAGGTTAATAGGCTTGTGATGGTAAACCATCCTTTACTCAAGAATCAGCTGTTTCAGTCTTAGAGCTGATTTAAACTTGCAGAGAATTGTCGTCATATTTGTAATGTGTGAAAGGGGTGACATACATAAGCATGTCTCAGTTCTGAGTCACATACAGATTAGGAGGTCTGGCCTTTCTGAGTCAGCCTTGAAGTCTTATTCTTTCCTACTAAAATACTGAAAGTATTCTCCTTTGGTTTTTCCCAatttaatttcttctttttattcatttcacagAGAGACATCCAGTATTCCGCTCATCCCTCTGGGACTGAAGGAGACAAAGGATGTTGATTTCTCTGTTCCTCTCAAGGTCAGTTCTTTTCACAACACCTGCTCAATGTTTACCTCAGTTATCAGGCCTTCAGTTAGGCGGCTTTCGTGATTCTCAAAGCTTTTCTAAGTGAGAATATAAAGTGGGTCACAGAATAATAAACAAGGAAGCCAAAGACTCAATAAAacttaaattgcatttttgaaagTCTACAGTGATGTTTGATGCAAGACATTTATTATCTTATAAATAAGTGGGTGTTGAGATGTTTGTTGAGAGACGAGGATCAATCAGATGCTTCCAACCTGTAATTTAGCTGATCTGTAATAATAGCCATGCAAGTGAATCTATGACACTGTGTCATTGTTACATCTGTTTTCTCACAGACAAGTTTAACAAGGAGAACAGGCCTGCGAATACTTGACTCTgtagtgtttttgtgtttgcgtTGTCATTATGAATAAATTGATATGAAAATGCTTTATTTGAACAGGACTTCATCCTGGAACACTACAGTGAAGATGGCTCAAACTTTCAGGATCAGATCGATGACCTGATGGACCTGAGACAGGTATGATACAACATCTGAAAAAGGTGCCAGATTCGATTCATGGTTGAAATTGAAGTTTAGGACAAAATAAATCTGATCAGTGATGAtcataaaaacataatacaCAAGGCAACCAATGAGACTGGTCTTATTAAAGGTCTTgaattaaatgtgtgtgtttcaggcctGTCGGACCCCCAGTCGAAATCCTTCTGGTGTGGATTTGCTTTCCAACTACTACAGTCAACTTTCCTTCTTGGAGACTCGGTTTTTCTCCCCTACACGCCAGCTTGGCATTTTCTTCACATGGTATGTTGCATCTCGCCCACACCAGCAGTAATGTGCTTGTAATGAACTTGTACGCTACTGTATCAGCTGTAAACATAACTCGTTCAGAGGTAGCACACAACTGGTCTGACTGGGCTGTCAGGCTgcctttgttgtttttatgtttatacatcagctttttgtttcatttatacCCTAGAAATAAAGGGAGATGACAGGATAAATAAGAAAATGTGTCATCATAAAAAAAGCTGGAGAGAGCTGAACTGTTAATAAGCTTACAATATGCAATTCCTAATAACACAGCATTGCATatgtaactgaaaaaaaaaaaaaaaaaagcctcacCTGTGGTTTGCGTCAACATGAGTTTTAACACATATTTGTGCATACGCAGGTATGACTCCTTTACCGGCATCCCTGTGTGCCAGCAGAACGTCTCTCTGGAGAAAGCCAGCATACTTTTCAATATGGCAGCTCTCTACTCCCAGATTGGCACTCGtgctgacagacagacacaagCTGGACTCGAGGATGCCATCGCTGCCTTCCAGAAATCTGCAGGTGAGAGGTTTTGAGTATATGCACTTATTATATGCAGATAGGTTTGTGAGAAGGTAAGTAAAGTATCCAAAGATGGCCTAATGAACTCCTGCCTAATGAAAACAGATGTGTATTGAGGTTCTGGTTGTGTTTCAAGGTGGAGTGAAAATGATGTAATTCTTCCCCCTCAACAGCAGATCTGTCAGAGGCTCATGGGAACTCAGTGGCTTGTGTTGGCTTTTAACCTCCTTAAAATAACAGCAGCATAAAGAGAGATTTGACTGGCTTTCTTAAGCTATCAAAACAGCCAACCCCACTGTCTTTCATCACATAGAATGTTTTGTATATCTCCACCGGAAAGAAAGTCCAAATATGATCCCTCAAACAAAAACTGATTCACAAACTGTCTCTAAGATCTGTGTTGTTTGCAAAAGCATTAAATGGAGGAAATGACAATGCTATTTTATATAAGCTAAATAATGTTGTGAAGCTTAAGAAATTATCTAgaattttctgtttaatttACACTGTGCTGCAGTGGACAGCAAATATAAGGGGACTGGTTTGTGTAGATGCACTGTTGAATGTTGAGTGTAATGTTGAATTCTGTCTGGTTTTGTTTCTGTATGTTCTGCTGTAGGTGTCCTGCACTTCCTGAAGGAGACATTTACACACACTCCCAGTTATGATATGAGTCCTGCTATGCTGAGCATGCTGATCCGGATGATGCTAGCACAGGCGcaggagtgtgtgtttgagcagATCACTCTGCCAGGAATCCGAAATGAGTTCTTCGGCCTGCTCAAAATTGCCCAAGAGGCTGCCAAGGTATTTGTTAGACGAAAAAATTGTTCACActaaaaaaattcttcatttctttctttattttatttatttttttgtttattttagatatttaattgtgcatgctcatttcccccatttttacattttagattagctttttttttgtcatcaacTGTCCcttaaagttaatttttaaaTCTTCAGCAAATCTCAGAAAGAAATTCtgtacattaaataatttttaaagctagtgaattcagacatcacaacattataaagtaattaatatttatttagtaagtatgcattaaatttatcaaaagatACAGTAAagatgtataaaaatatttctatttcaaataaatgttgttttgaactttgtattcatcaaaagGATCCTGAAATCCTTAATATttagtttcaacaaaaatattaagcagcacaaatgttttcaacattgataataagaagaaatatttcttgaacagcaaatcagcatattagaatgatttctgaaggatcatgtgacactgaagactggagtaatgactgctttgccatcacaaaaataattacattttgatgttacaatagaaaacagttattttatattgtaaaatattttacagtattggtatttttactgtattttcaaataaataaatgtcaaataaatgcagccttgatgagcagaagagcacttctttaaaaacatgaaaaaaagcacactgaccccaaacttttgaaaggtagtgtatgtataaaaaacaaatcacagaaTTTTGCTATGatgttatttctgttttaactCAACCTTGGGGCGTTGGTATGAAGGGACATTTTTACCTCTAAATACATGACCTATTGTTCCTATCAGTATGCAGGTCTTTTTTAAAGCCTATAGTTACTCCTCTGTCCGGAGTGGTTGTGACATTTACCCCTCTCTCCTTTCTGTTCTCAGGTGGGGGAGACCTACAGTCAAGTTCACCAGTCCATGATCCAAACCCCCATTAAGAACAATGTGCCCTTTTTCTGGACTACCATGTCCCACCTGAAGACCAATCACTACAACTCACTGGCCCATTACTTTGTCTCCACCGCTCTGCTTGACCACCAGTGTAAGTcaagcagccaatcacagctcTTGGCCAACTCCCATTGGCTGACAGCCCTCTGGAACCTTTAAAGGTTACCTTTGTGTCTCATTCATAGAAACTTTTTCCTTTTCCTTGTGAAAGTAAAGAAGGATTCAGGTATCAGTTCTTTAATGGACTTTATTCTgtggagtgtttttttttttttttttttttttgaggatgtAAAGAGGGAGGCAGATGAAAGCCAGAAACTGTTCAGTATCTCGGCTACTTTTGACAGTGTGGTAATAGACTGTGCCAGAACAAATGGGATTATGTAACATTCTCTTATTCAAACAGTCACTTCTCCatcctctctccctctcttgtGTATTTACGTCTCCATAACAGACACTTTTGGCTATTAATGAGCTTATTTGGACTCAACAGACTTAAGGCATTTACACATCCCGTtgtgtatttattaacatttaatataGCCTCAGTGGAATGATATGAAATTTACAGGAATGTACCcagttttattgaacaaaacaaTGCAGTGTTTAAATATTGGTGATATATGTGTCTTTATGTGTAGTGACACCTAGTGATGATGAAGACAAGCAAGAGAAGGCTTTGTCACAACTATACGATGCCATGCCGGAGGGGCGTTCTCCTCTTGACATCCTGAAGAATAAGGAAGACAGACGGAGAATAGGTGAGAGGCTCATACATTCTGACCTGTGAGTTGTAAATGATTGGGATATTCCACTTCAGCACACTGAACTAATATTTTCTGTCTGTTTGGTCAGGTAAAGCTCATCTGCAGCGCTCCATCATGGGACACGAAGAGGCCATCCGCACACATTCTCACTGTCGACACCTGCAAAAACTGGACATCCTGAGTGACATCCTGCAAGCTAGCCTCAAACGCTCTCTTACCAAGTTTGACCAAAATGACAAGGAAGACGAGTTCACAGACTACATGCTTGCACCAGATATTATCTGTAAGTCAGAGATAGATACTGTTTGCCCCTGATATTAACATCCACCCCAAGCGATCTGATCACAAGTGGTCAGTTTCAGAATGTTTAGTGATCACTCAAACCACATAAAGCCATGTGCTGTTAAGCCAtggtcacactagactttgagcACACAAATTTTTTGTAGACACTGCAATGGTCATAATATAGATGTCACATTCTGTggcgtcttttttttttaaaagcgcaattcaaaatataatgcatccaaaatgtaaaaatatgcagTCTACTCCACTTTACTGCAGTGCTGCAATCctgcagatttaaagtttgtgttcttttaattcagctaaGCGGTCACGCTATGACAAATCAATGGAACTAAAAGTGCAGTGTGACCGCCCCTTTTGTCTGAAACGCATGTAACCATGTAACATTTGTATTATAAACACTAATGGATCTGGATGTGTCCTGGTACATTACTTCCAGGtataaacaaatgttctgtCTCCCTTGATCACATGATTGAATTACTGGAGCTTAATGTTATTCACTCATTATGTAAACTTTGACAGTTCTATTGTagtttttaaatctaaaaagtAACTTGTATGCAACagtgagttttcactgaagcaTCACATTTTGAACTGTTTATGAGATTCTCAGAACATGACCCACATCTTACAGTAGAGAACAAAAGTGGTTATGTAAGTTCAGCTGACAGTGTAAACATGCTGTAACATTGTTTTCTTCCTTCTCTGTTAgctaaaacagaaaagaaagctGAGATGGAGATTCCAGCTGCCACCAAGGTGAAAGTCACAGACCTATTCCATCGGCTGGTATGTGGGCTACTAATTTTACTCAAAGACAGTTCAAGCTCTTTTCACAGCACAGGAATGCTTGTGCAAATTTGCAGATTTCTTAGTGCACAGAATAGTTTTACATAATATCTAAGTATTCTGTGAGCATGTGTGCTGTTGAACAGACCCATGATGATTGACCTGTACACACTGGCCAAACAGACCATAACCTCAACAATCCAAGGTTTCAATTTCTTTTGCAAATCCAAAATACTGTGACCAGCTGGGGATGATGCTGAGCTGtaattttaaaatctgtttggTCAGTCTGTAGAGTGTGATACTCCTTTTACAGTACTAATATAAATAACCCTGGTTTGAACATGAATTTCCAAGTGTTATAACATCCTGAAACTATGACTCTGTGAAACTCAAATCAACCTTGTTATCACTATTACTCATACTTAGGGTTAGAAGTTTGCTCAAACCTCTAACACGAAGTATTGAACTTTGGCACAAAACTCATCCTGCACTATTTGTCCACAGACATTAATGATAAATACCACATATGGAATGACTTGTTTAGGGGTGATGTGCTGTTTCATtttgcgtgtgcgtgtgtgtgtgtgtgtgtggtttttttttttttttttttttttttttttttaacttgattcCTCCTAAAACGttaattttaaagatttttcaattgtattttggattattgcaaaaaataagctctgtgaccaacaaatgTTTTTGATTCGTACACGTTTTGTTCAAGAtgatcttcacaaatgaacacaacttttatgaattttgatgCTTTAATACAATCAGCAGGAGCAAAAAAAGCTAAAAGAACTACACTGCGGCCTCATGACTCCAGCGTCACCACCACAAAGCTTCTAAAAATGTTTCAATCTTTGTTTAAAGTCTACAAGTTGGAAAGTTAGAGTTAGAATTGTTTGCATCAGTGCGAGTATAAACGAGGCTGTAAATGcggactagtgagtagatgagatTTCCTGTTCAGTGCAATGGTGTTTATATCCCCAAGAACCTCTGTaatcccatttagccacttgttagcaaccacaTTTTCAAGACAAGTGGTATTAATTATGTATTTCATGtcatataataaaacataaaaatatcttaagctTGTAATAACACTGAACTTATTTTAGACAtttgaacaaaaacacattgacTTAGGGATGATGGAACCAGAAGTACAAAAATGATAACTTATTTCTGAGTTTTATGACTAATTTCTGCAACACTCTATTTGGGTTTTTAATGAGGGTTTTTTACTTCATGATATCAGGATAGTTATCAAAGTGAATTTTAAGAATTAAAAACATGCTTATCACAGAAGAGGTTTATTCAGGTTTTTGtatgtattaaataataactagtgtattaatgtatttttttttttttaattaattaatagattttaaaaaactAGCGTCATTTCATTGACCTGTTTATCTTTAGttagttttatttctgtaaCACCTCAAGTCTTCGTCTGCAGTAGATTCTGTGAAACTGGAAGAATGGTTTTGACTCTGTGCTAGAATCTTAGACTTGTAAATCTGGTGTGCAGAACTGGAACATTCGAGAACCACAGTGACGTATATTCTGTTCCCTCCGGCTGTGGGGAGCAGGGTAATTCAGGTGAAGGAGGCAGAGTTTATGATGTGGTTAGTTTTATGGAAGCATGTATTTGAGTTTTACCACCTTCAGATGTCTGAGTGACCTTCAAAGAACCACTGCTGTGATCCTGTAACAGTTGCCATGGGCTCTTTAAATGACCCCTCACTTGAAATTTCATTTCCGTAGTACATGGGGAGGTCAGTTTAACATATAAGCTTTGTAAGTCCTTAATCAAATCAGATGATCTTTCTGAGGCAGGGGTCAACCATATGCTGCACATGCCTTTAACCAGTGGTTCTgaacctttttgactccaaggccACCCTTTTCTCAGAGAGGCCCTCCTATCCAAGCTGATATGTACCTCTAGTAgttctgttttaataaaatcacataaagtcaaaaatattaatcttttttttttttttttttttttttttaatcataaaagTTAAGATTGTTAATATAACTATATTTAAATcgtttttagactttttttttttttttttggaagtaaGACTTTTTGGGCCCTCTtgttgggaaccactgccttAAACTCTTCAACCTGAACATCACCTCGGATGGCGGTACTTTTCatgatgaaattaaataaacctTCTACACCATATGAGCAAAACCATTCGCATATACTGCGTGAAGTCAGTGTGCCAGTGTAAGCTGGATGGTGCGCAGGTTGGAATTACAGCCAAGGACAACCAGGGTGGCAGGCTGAAGTTAAAAACACCCTGTGTGTCTTTGAATTAGGTGAGTTGCTATAGTGATTTTCTGTTGTATTTGTGTTGCGCAGGGGCCTTTGTCAGTGTTCTCAGCTAAGCAGAGATGGTCAGCTCCACGCACCGTCCGGCTGAGACTGCAGGACAGAGACCTCGGATTCACTCTGAAGGGAGATGCGCCCGTTCAGATACAGTCACTCGATCCCCTTTGTCCCTCTGCGGTGAGTGTTCATGCACAGacaccaacacaaaaatgcttGTTCACCCTCTTTGCGAAACCGTTTTTGTCTATATAATGACAGTTCAAAACAGTAGTGGACCCCACTGACTAaaactgtatggacaaaaagagACAATTTATCaacatatcttcttttgtgttccttgTGTTATAAACTTCTCCCTCCTACTCCATTTTTattgcaaataaataattaatatgccTTAATGAGAAGAACAAACAGTAACATAAGTCATGACATTTATCAGAAGAGATAACTTCTTCCTGTTTCAATTAATCTTCCTTTTATACATGTGAATGTCCCTAAAGCTGAGGATAGATATAATCTTTGACCACAGCAattgaatgaaaacaaaacgcATACATCCACGCCCATTGCACCTGTTTTTGACCATATGAGTCTCAAGCTGTCTCTAGCAGCTGTGTGTCTCCCACAAATAACTCCCCTTATTTTGTTGGAGGACATGAACGAGTCCTCTCAGAGCTCATCTCTATGGTAACCGCAGCGTGGTCGTGCCGATAAACTCATACCATAAATATCTGAAGTGTCAGAGTGCCACACTTGCAGGTCGTGATTTACTTCTCTGACCTTTTCCTGATTTTCCattgtttctttttctctccaCTATCTCTTCATCACCAGGCTGAGGGACTGAGAGAGGGAGATTACATTGTTGCTGTGGGTGACACAGAGTGTAAATGGCTGGGAGTGAGTGACGTTATGAAGCTTTTAAAGGATGTGGATGAGGAGGGCATCAACATCAGAGTGGTCAGCATGATGGATAGCAGCAGCCAGCCAATGGTAACTCCATTTTTCTCAAGGTTTTCTTTGCCTACTTTAACTCCACGGACCCTTATGAGGGTTAGAAAATTCACGTTATAATGTTTACACATCCATTTTAAAGGCTAAATGGTATAACCCCATATTATCAtttggtatcatttgaaagcttagaatCTAAACTTTACAGAGAATACcataacttttgtttttttgatacaTAAAGCAGTAAAATTGAGCTTATATATGCATTGGTCCCAGACACAAATTTCCACTTGATGATGGCGAAGAAAATTTTCTATGaatgaatatgtattttttttttaaaatatatatattttttttatatcacaaGAAAGCTCTCATTCTAAGGaatttgagaattttttttatttcattgtgtGACAATCAGATCGAATGATCTTCTAAAGAATCATGCAGTGAAATATGATCACTctgagaaaacaaagacaagCGTCACATTCCAACTCCCATGACTGCTTCAACCAGTCACAAACAGCTACAAAAAGACAACATGTACTATAATATTTATCACTTTCAGCAGTGTTTTATGTAATTTCAAAGGGTTTTCTGTAAAATGACACTGGGATATTGCATTTTTACCACTGTATATGGGTATGGGAAGACTTTAGATTTGGGTAGGcagaaattacataaaaaaggtAATATTCTTCCCTTCAGGTGCATTTGAATAACTCTTGCACACAACATGATAGagacaaaattcttttttccaGTGTTTGCTGAAATCTAgaggaaacaaacaaaactgtcTGCAGGTGCTAGAACACTCAGGGCCTGAGTTATACACTTTCAAAAAAGAatttataacaacaacaaaaaaaaaaaatcaaaacgcatctcttttttggggggtttaTTACAGCACAGACAACATATACTATAATTTCTATCACTTTCAGCAGTGTTTTATGTAACTTCAAAGGGTTTCCTGTAAAATGACACCCAAATTTTGTATTTAGAGCAGCTTTTCAATTTGGGTAGGCCAAATCCAGGTGGAAATCCCCAAAATGTCCCTCAAGCTCTATTCTCTCATTGGTTGATTTGGTGGGATTTAATCTCCCAAAGAGGAATAATATTTAATCGTATTTATTTAGATGcactaatattaacaatataattatgaatataaataaataatataaataaaccgTTCAAaaggggtcagtatgattttgaaaaaagaaattaatacatttcttcatcaaggatgaattaaattgatcaaatgtggcagtaaagacattttataaagccacaaaatatttctgtttcaaataaatgctactttatTCAGATCGAGTGTTGTTAGGGGTTTAATtgcctctctctctttatttatttctgaagCCCACCAAGAGTGCTACATACTGCGGCGGTCTGCCGAAGACCTACTCCATGATCTGCCTGGCACATGATGAGGATGATAAGAACCCAAAGTCTCGCAAGGTAGCAAAAAAACCATCATTCCTCAGCTGGGGTCTCAAGAACAAGAAGAGCAGCAGCACGCTGAGTCTTCCTACCGCAGATTACGATGGACCCTGGAACAGACCTTCCTATCTCAACTCGTATAATGAAAGCGCCCTCTACTAAACACACAAAACTGGATTTATACATGCGCTGACAGTGTAAAAGCACGCTATATTACAAGAAGAGAAGGAGAGATTTTTTAGAaagattcaaataaattaaagacggaaaatgtacattttgcaCAGACCTATAAACACAGATGTAAGCTATACTTTTATTCCTTCATTAGTCTGTTTTTTAGAAAATCTCACATAAATTAAAGGTGAAGGATTATGTGTTTTAACAAATCAGTAGATAAAAACACGACATGTATGCTGCTCAaagtatttgattttattttttttaagtgggtttgttttattattcttttattgaATGGCTAAATGGTGTtatgaaggattttttttttcttttcttttcttttttggaaaattcCACACATTATTCTCTTCATATTAAAATGAAGGCTGGTAGACTGGCAGCCTTTTTTGAGCCTGTAGCTTACAGACAGACCACCATAGCAGGTTTCTGTAAAGATCTTGCATCATTGAAACGGAGCTCTAATCCTGTGTCGATCACTGTAAAAGAACAGAATGTAGGAGAGAATGGTGAATAGCTTTTGCCCTTGGAATGTCtatacaaacagtaatattatttggtgaaaatcaagtaTTTACGTACTGAAGCAAAATACTATGATAGGACTATCATATGTTGCCAAATCCAGGCAAGAAGGATGGAAAATATAGCAGTGAATACAAATGCCGTTCTTATTTAACCTTTGTTCCATGTGTTTTACCTGGCATTTCTTCAGTGCTGGAATATTCACTGTCTACAAAGTAGATATTATACACATTTGATAATCAAATAAtttatatgcaaaataaagagaaaaaatatctatataaacatgtattcattttaaGTATTGGAAGTATTTAGGTTTTGTATCGTGAAACTGTAGcctggttgttgttgttttttgtttttggctaCATATCTTTCTGTTACTTGGTGTAAGTTCTTCTGTTTAAATGGTATAgctcaaaatgtgttttttatctTACTGTTTTTGACAATATTtaacttttcatttatttgtagaAAACACTGCCTTTCAGAATCCTAGAAAGTCAGAAGCCTTTAAAATGCCTTACAACAGTCTACACTGACAAAATCGTATTAAACTGTGGACCTCCGCTCCT
It encodes the following:
- the rhpn2 gene encoding rhophilin-2 isoform X1; amino-acid sequence: MTDTLIPNGCKTNGPVENGYFKKGCNPFAQTGRSKLQNKRALLNQQIIKQMRMRAGAENLLKATSNNKVREQVVLELSYVNSDLQLLMEQLEGLNSSVEVYQNVQETSSIPLIPLGLKETKDVDFSVPLKDFILEHYSEDGSNFQDQIDDLMDLRQACRTPSRNPSGVDLLSNYYSQLSFLETRFFSPTRQLGIFFTWYDSFTGIPVCQQNVSLEKASILFNMAALYSQIGTRADRQTQAGLEDAIAAFQKSAGVLHFLKETFTHTPSYDMSPAMLSMLIRMMLAQAQECVFEQITLPGIRNEFFGLLKIAQEAAKVGETYSQVHQSMIQTPIKNNVPFFWTTMSHLKTNHYNSLAHYFVSTALLDHQLTPSDDEDKQEKALSQLYDAMPEGRSPLDILKNKEDRRRIGKAHLQRSIMGHEEAIRTHSHCRHLQKLDILSDILQASLKRSLTKFDQNDKEDEFTDYMLAPDIISKTEKKAEMEIPAATKVKVTDLFHRLGPLSVFSAKQRWSAPRTVRLRLQDRDLGFTLKGDAPVQIQSLDPLCPSAAEGLREGDYIVAVGDTECKWLGVSDVMKLLKDVDEEGINIRVVSMMDSSSQPMPTKSATYCGGLPKTYSMICLAHDEDDKNPKSRKVAKKPSFLSWGLKNKKSSSTLSLPTADYDGPWNRPSYLNSYNESALY
- the rhpn2 gene encoding rhophilin-2 isoform X2; translated protein: MTDTLIPNGCKTNGPVENGYFKKGCNPFAQTGRSKLQNKRALLNQQIIKQMRMRAGAENLLKATSNNKVREQVVLELSYVNSDLQLLMEQLEGLNSSVEVYQNVQETSSIPLIPLGLKETKDVDFSVPLKDFILEHYSEDGSNFQDQIDDLMDLRQACRTPSRNPSGVDLLSNYYSQLSFLETRFFSPTRQLGIFFTWYDSFTGIPVCQQNVSLEKASILFNMAALYSQIGTRADRQTQAGLEDAIAAFQKSAGVLHFLKETFTHTPSYDMSPAMLSMLIRMMLAQAQECVFEQITLPGIRNEFFGLLKIAQEAAKVGETYSQVHQSMIQTPIKNNVPFFWTTMSHLKTNHYNSLAHYFVSTALLDHQLTPSDDEDKQEKALSQLYDAMPEGRSPLDILKNKEDRRRIGKAHLQRSIMGHEEAIRTHSHCRHLQKLDILSDILQASLKRSLTKFDQNDKEDEFTDYMLAPDIISKTEKKAEMEIPAATKGPLSVFSAKQRWSAPRTVRLRLQDRDLGFTLKGDAPVQIQSLDPLCPSAAEGLREGDYIVAVGDTECKWLGVSDVMKLLKDVDEEGINIRVVSMMDSSSQPMPTKSATYCGGLPKTYSMICLAHDEDDKNPKSRKVAKKPSFLSWGLKNKKSSSTLSLPTADYDGPWNRPSYLNSYNESALY